In Salisediminibacterium beveridgei, one DNA window encodes the following:
- a CDS encoding TIGR04053 family radical SAM/SPASM domain-containing protein, with amino-acid sequence MTNHPKHPHGSTHPHSAIDYSQNPFIVIWEVTRACELRCLHCRADAQTESHPDELNHEESLQLIDDIYEMDNPMLVFTGGDCMMREDLFELADYAVQKGMRVSMTPSATDNVTKEKMQRAKDVGLSRWAFSLDGPTAEIHDHFRGTSGSFELTLEKIQYLKSLNMPLQINTVISTYNVHALEEMAALVEELDVVMWYIFMLVPTGRGQLDACLTPQEHENVFKWLYELNKTSNFDIKTTAAQHHRRVVIQQKAKEKLIEKGAIHYQDSISDTASEVDGLKRAPKGVNDGNGFIFISHTGEVMPSGLLPIPVGNVKEQPLKTIYRESTVLKELRNPDLYKGKCGVCEYRFVCGGSRSRSYAVTGDYLESEPFCIYVPKKWSDLQKS; translated from the coding sequence ATGACAAATCATCCGAAACATCCTCATGGGTCCACTCATCCTCACAGTGCGATAGACTACAGTCAGAATCCTTTTATCGTCATCTGGGAGGTTACCCGCGCCTGTGAGCTGAGGTGCCTGCACTGCAGGGCAGATGCACAAACAGAATCCCATCCAGATGAACTGAATCATGAAGAAAGTTTGCAATTGATCGATGACATTTACGAGATGGATAATCCAATGCTTGTTTTTACCGGTGGTGATTGTATGATGCGTGAAGATTTATTTGAACTCGCAGACTACGCCGTCCAAAAAGGGATGCGCGTCTCCATGACACCGAGTGCAACTGATAATGTTACAAAAGAGAAAATGCAACGAGCGAAAGATGTTGGTTTATCGCGATGGGCATTCAGTCTCGATGGGCCCACAGCGGAAATACACGATCACTTTAGAGGAACGTCCGGATCATTCGAGCTCACCTTGGAAAAAATTCAATACCTGAAATCACTGAACATGCCTCTGCAGATTAATACAGTGATCTCCACATATAATGTTCATGCCCTTGAAGAAATGGCAGCTCTCGTCGAGGAACTCGATGTTGTCATGTGGTATATTTTCATGCTCGTCCCAACAGGCAGAGGACAATTAGATGCCTGCCTGACTCCGCAGGAACACGAGAACGTGTTTAAATGGTTGTATGAATTGAACAAAACATCCAACTTCGATATTAAAACAACAGCAGCTCAACACCACAGAAGAGTTGTCATTCAACAGAAAGCAAAAGAAAAACTCATTGAAAAAGGTGCCATACACTATCAGGATTCCATTTCTGATACCGCATCCGAAGTTGATGGTTTAAAGCGGGCACCTAAAGGCGTAAACGATGGGAACGGTTTTATCTTTATTTCTCATACCGGTGAGGTCATGCCGAGTGGTCTGCTTCCCATTCCGGTTGGGAATGTAAAAGAACAGCCCTTGAAGACCATTTACCGTGAATCCACAGTATTAAAAGAACTGAGAAACCCGGATTTATACAAAGGGAAGTGCGGCGTGTGTGAGTACCGATTCGTTTGTGGCGGATCACGTTCAAGAAGTTACGCCGTTACTGGTGACTATCTAGAGAGCGAACCCTTCTGCATTTACGTTCCTAAGAAATGGTCAGATCTTCAAAAAAGTTGA
- a CDS encoding bactofilin family protein, producing the protein MFNNSSKQEKIKSDVTTVIAEDASFSGDIVMEASLHVDGTIQGKIECRGDVTIGPNGKVGSEIKARNLYVSGSVEGHVSVDETLHIHDSGKVSGDADMATIIIEENGRLNGTTKMRKKESEADVTILNQKSN; encoded by the coding sequence ATGTTTAATAACAGCAGCAAACAGGAGAAGATTAAATCAGATGTAACCACTGTCATAGCAGAAGACGCATCTTTCTCAGGAGATATCGTTATGGAAGCAAGCTTACATGTTGACGGGACCATTCAAGGTAAAATCGAATGCAGAGGCGACGTGACAATTGGTCCGAATGGGAAGGTTGGATCGGAGATTAAAGCAAGAAATCTTTATGTTTCCGGGAGTGTTGAAGGTCATGTCAGCGTTGATGAAACATTGCATATTCATGATAGCGGTAAAGTGAGTGGAGATGCTGACATGGCAACCATCATCATTGAAGAGAACGGCAGATTAAATGGCACGACGAAAATGAGAAAGAAAGAGTCAGAAGCAGATGTGACGATTTTGAACCAAAAAAGCAATTAA
- a CDS encoding M23 family metallopeptidase: MKKQVHKKTSNSQYWTILLSSDTRSSMKQFRIRKKLFYAAGGLTIAIISMLFIGGFLIYGLQEERESLHQDISDIEHETEEKITRKDEQIEDLNRENEQVYEEAHQVRKAIEEFQLLEENLEDVNLELPSETSDEGSGGPSLELVSDKASAMTEKDIRDDLHVLQEQLPILIESFEETVDAIISYEEKMQAVPTIFPAAEGRISSQFGERSDPFTGQTSFHSGLDIAAPRGTEIYAAADGIVETVSKHSGYGNKIIIDHGNQYETLYAHLHTMDVEPGDKVEKGDVIGGMGTTGRSTGVHLHYEVFQHDAHVDPYPYITFHEQEEEN; encoded by the coding sequence ATGAAGAAGCAAGTACATAAAAAAACGAGCAACAGTCAATACTGGACAATATTGTTGAGTTCAGATACAAGATCCAGTATGAAACAGTTCAGAATCAGAAAAAAACTGTTCTACGCAGCTGGAGGCTTAACGATTGCAATCATCAGTATGCTTTTTATTGGCGGATTTCTGATTTATGGTCTTCAAGAAGAACGGGAATCATTGCATCAAGATATATCCGACATTGAGCATGAAACAGAAGAAAAAATCACACGAAAAGACGAACAGATCGAAGACTTAAACAGAGAAAACGAACAGGTCTATGAAGAAGCGCACCAAGTCCGGAAGGCCATTGAGGAATTCCAGCTGCTGGAGGAAAACCTTGAGGATGTTAATTTGGAACTTCCTTCTGAAACTTCCGATGAAGGAAGTGGGGGGCCCTCTTTAGAATTGGTTTCTGATAAAGCATCAGCAATGACAGAAAAAGACATTCGAGATGATTTACACGTTCTGCAAGAACAATTGCCCATTTTGATTGAATCTTTTGAAGAAACGGTAGATGCGATCATCTCATATGAGGAGAAAATGCAGGCGGTCCCAACCATTTTTCCGGCTGCGGAAGGCCGGATTTCATCACAATTTGGTGAACGAAGCGATCCATTCACTGGACAAACATCCTTTCATTCAGGACTGGATATTGCCGCTCCAAGAGGAACCGAAATTTATGCAGCTGCAGATGGGATTGTGGAAACGGTAAGCAAACATTCAGGGTATGGTAATAAAATCATCATCGATCATGGGAATCAATATGAGACGCTTTACGCACATTTACATACCATGGATGTAGAGCCTGGAGACAAAGTCGAAAAAGGGGATGTCATTGGCGGCATGGGAACAACGGGACGAAGCACAGGTGTTCACTTGCATTACGAAGTATTTCAGCATGATGCGCATGTGGACCCTTATCCTTACATTACCTTTCATGAACAAGAGGAGGAGAATTAA
- a CDS encoding NADPH-dependent FMN reductase produces the protein MTIAAFCGSLRKHSLNRSVVNHMDQTSDDIQVLSLEDIPLFNADLEEQGEPEAVFDFKKAIKEAEAVLIVTPEYSHSMPGVLKNALDWAGSMTYENVLDGKPVMIAGASPSVLGTAFAQEHLRVTLAACGAHTMPQPEIFIGKAAEKIDKDGKLIDQGTIDFLESALNGFRVYANGINNL, from the coding sequence ATGACAATTGCAGCATTTTGCGGGAGTTTACGAAAGCACTCTTTGAACCGTTCAGTAGTCAACCATATGGATCAAACCTCAGATGATATTCAAGTGCTGAGCCTGGAAGATATTCCATTATTTAATGCTGATCTGGAAGAGCAGGGTGAACCTGAAGCAGTTTTTGACTTTAAAAAGGCAATCAAAGAAGCAGAAGCAGTGTTAATCGTTACCCCTGAATATTCACACAGCATGCCGGGTGTCTTAAAAAATGCATTGGATTGGGCAGGTAGTATGACATATGAAAATGTTCTGGATGGCAAGCCGGTCATGATTGCAGGTGCAAGTCCATCTGTGTTGGGTACAGCGTTTGCTCAGGAACACCTCCGGGTCACATTAGCTGCTTGCGGTGCTCACACGATGCCGCAGCCTGAAATTTTCATCGGCAAAGCAGCTGAAAAGATCGACAAGGATGGAAAATTGATTGATCAGGGGACCATTGATTTCCTGGAGTCTGCACTGAATGGTTTCCGGGTATATGCCAATGGGATTAACAATTTATAA
- a CDS encoding MFS transporter, with the protein MSEPILTKNQKNKLIAVIAVLLTFTVMNGTMFNVAIPDISEEFQLLPSQVAWVMTGYILVFAIGSLMYGKLADQYPIKRLMTIGIILFSTGALIGLFSGSFAMLLAARIIQAMGGATIPALAFIIPARFMPEDRGRVFGIVSSTVAFASGVGPIMGGTIGGTFDWRLLFIFSILAIFTIPLLRKWIPDEETRPGSTDIPGAIFIASAVAFFLISITSFSVIWLTSSLAAFLLFIWRIRTFHTPFVDPAIFKDVRYMAVIATSFLSTSAMFGMIFVVPIMARSVYDLSTIQIGMLLFPGAMTAGLIGQFGGKLTDRHGPEPVLKTALVIAITGSTLIAALIGVPPIVLAMAIVIQYAAFPLIQTSTASLLTTLVPVEKTGVGIGFFNLMNFMSGAISSAVFGAFLDLGSIQFSLLPIAIHSEFALYSTLFTILGLLALSAMMLFTSIFKMKKTPNKVV; encoded by the coding sequence GTGTCTGAGCCTATATTAACAAAAAATCAAAAAAATAAACTCATTGCGGTTATCGCAGTGCTTTTGACCTTCACTGTTATGAACGGTACCATGTTTAACGTTGCTATACCAGACATATCCGAAGAATTTCAACTACTCCCTTCACAGGTCGCCTGGGTGATGACCGGTTATATCCTCGTCTTTGCCATAGGTTCACTGATGTATGGGAAACTGGCCGATCAATACCCGATTAAGCGCCTGATGACCATCGGCATTATACTCTTTTCAACAGGGGCACTGATCGGCCTGTTCTCCGGCTCTTTTGCCATGCTCCTGGCAGCCCGGATCATACAAGCTATGGGGGGAGCGACCATTCCGGCTCTTGCATTTATCATTCCTGCACGCTTTATGCCGGAAGACAGGGGCCGTGTTTTTGGTATTGTATCATCTACCGTTGCTTTTGCCTCCGGCGTAGGTCCGATTATGGGCGGTACGATCGGTGGCACATTTGACTGGCGTTTATTATTTATTTTCTCGATCTTGGCAATTTTCACAATTCCGCTGCTTCGGAAATGGATACCGGATGAAGAGACGAGACCGGGATCCACTGATATACCAGGCGCGATATTCATCGCCTCCGCCGTTGCATTTTTCCTTATTTCCATCACATCATTTTCGGTCATTTGGCTTACTTCAAGTCTGGCGGCATTCCTTTTGTTCATCTGGAGAATCCGGACTTTTCATACTCCCTTTGTCGATCCAGCGATTTTTAAGGATGTTCGCTATATGGCAGTGATTGCCACGAGCTTCCTGAGCACCAGCGCCATGTTTGGCATGATATTTGTTGTACCCATAATGGCACGGTCTGTTTACGATCTCAGTACCATTCAAATCGGTATGCTTCTGTTTCCCGGAGCAATGACCGCAGGACTTATCGGTCAATTCGGTGGGAAATTGACCGATCGCCATGGACCTGAACCCGTTTTGAAAACAGCACTCGTAATTGCCATTACAGGGAGCACGCTGATTGCTGCACTGATTGGCGTTCCACCCATAGTACTCGCCATGGCCATTGTTATACAATATGCTGCATTCCCTTTAATACAAACTTCAACTGCCAGTTTATTGACAACCCTTGTACCCGTTGAAAAAACAGGTGTTGGTATCGGTTTTTTCAATCTGATGAATTTCATGTCGGGTGCAATATCGAGCGCAGTCTTCGGCGCTTTTCTCGATTTGGGTTCCATTCAGTTTTCTTTACTCCCAATAGCCATCCACTCAGAATTCGCATTATATTCGACACTGTTCACAATTCTTGGCTTACTGGCATTGAGCGCAATGATGCTGTTCACTTCCATTTTCAAAATGAAAAAAACCCCCAACAAAGTGGTGTAG
- the fabI gene encoding enoyl-ACP reductase FabI codes for MQIDLQDRIYVVMGVANKRSIAWGIAQALHEAGAKLIFTYAGERFAKGVKDLAESLDGGERHEVLPCDVTSDKEIQDTFRQIQEITPVIHGIAHCIAFANKDELEGDYLNTTRDGFLTAQNISAYSLTAVLKEARSMMAEGGSVITLTYLGGERVVKNYNVMGVAKASLEASVKYLANDLGKENIRVNAISAGPIRTLSAKGVGGFNDVIKEMENHAPLKRAITQEEVGKSALFLLSDLSSGVTGENLHVDGGYHVTGLM; via the coding sequence ATGCAAATTGACTTACAAGACCGGATATACGTTGTCATGGGAGTGGCAAATAAACGCAGCATTGCTTGGGGGATTGCACAGGCTCTCCATGAAGCGGGAGCTAAATTAATCTTTACATACGCAGGGGAGCGTTTCGCAAAAGGGGTAAAAGACCTTGCAGAATCATTGGATGGCGGTGAACGCCATGAGGTTTTGCCTTGCGACGTAACGTCGGACAAAGAAATTCAAGATACATTCAGACAAATTCAGGAAATTACGCCGGTTATTCATGGTATTGCGCATTGTATAGCATTTGCTAATAAAGATGAACTCGAGGGTGATTACTTAAATACGACACGAGACGGTTTTTTGACTGCTCAAAACATCAGTGCTTATTCCCTGACAGCTGTGCTGAAGGAAGCAAGGTCTATGATGGCAGAAGGTGGTTCAGTTATAACTTTGACTTACCTTGGCGGGGAACGTGTCGTTAAAAATTATAATGTGATGGGTGTAGCCAAGGCAAGTCTTGAAGCCAGTGTAAAATACCTCGCGAACGATCTTGGAAAAGAAAACATCCGGGTCAATGCGATTTCAGCTGGTCCGATTCGAACGCTGTCTGCCAAGGGTGTTGGTGGATTTAACGACGTGATTAAAGAAATGGAGAACCACGCCCCTTTAAAAAGGGCCATTACCCAAGAAGAAGTTGGAAAGTCTGCGCTCTTTTTGTTGAGCGATTTATCGAGTGGTGTAACGGGAGAGAATCTGCATGTTGATGGCGGCTACCACGTTACCGGACTGATGTGA